A stretch of the Aminipila terrae genome encodes the following:
- a CDS encoding MBL fold metallo-hydrolase, translated as MQINCIPSGALGVNTYYVRDEHTNKGFIVDPGGFSPKMETLIKKDFCDIEYIILTHGHGDHIGGVKDYLSLFPNAKLVACIHEKDFLANPVLNMSRDCCGMNIGLEADIWVNDNDTLQIGNLTLKFLYTPGHTPGGMCISVENVLFSGDTLFQQSIGRTDFPGGSFPQLKNSIHTKLFTLPEDTVVYPGHMGSTNIGLEKRSNPFV; from the coding sequence ATGCAGATTAATTGTATTCCAAGTGGAGCACTGGGTGTAAATACTTATTATGTCAGGGATGAACATACCAATAAAGGTTTCATTGTGGATCCCGGAGGTTTTAGTCCTAAAATGGAGACGCTTATTAAAAAGGATTTTTGTGATATTGAATATATCATTCTTACACATGGCCACGGTGACCATATTGGCGGAGTTAAAGACTATCTTTCTTTGTTTCCAAATGCCAAGTTAGTAGCCTGCATCCATGAGAAAGATTTTCTTGCAAACCCTGTATTAAATATGTCCCGGGACTGCTGCGGCATGAATATAGGTCTTGAGGCAGATATCTGGGTTAATGATAATGATACACTTCAAATTGGTAATCTGACCCTTAAATTCCTTTATACCCCAGGTCATACGCCGGGAGGCATGTGTATCTCAGTAGAAAATGTGTTATTTAGTGGCGACACTTTATTCCAGCAGTCTATTGGCCGAACGGATTTTCCAGGAGGTTCATTCCCTCAATTAAAAAATTCCATTCATACGAAACTGTTTACTCTCCCAGAAGATACAGTCGTTTACCCTGGTCATATGGGTTCTACAAATATAGGTCTGGAAAAGAGGAGCAATCCCTTTGTATAA
- the hemZ gene encoding coproporphyrinogen dehydrogenase HemZ, with amino-acid sequence MYKIILNGITNKYEYDELIKIFLRPEEYLLFCDSDKDKENSTNEESNFYFHQLLEFNERESNALKRMLYEKLRDLTGVRPEWGIHTGVRPVKLVGELINKLGSMEQVIDKLKNFYLFDDEKISLICSTYQTQKEILNEPVPDAIGLYIGIPFCPTRCLYCSFTSNQSQPAKIQEYMDALHEEIRHTGRKMAQTGMYPESVYIGGGTPTTLTAEQLDKLLTEIKHAYDLSKTREFTVEAGRPDTITLEKLEVLKNHGISRISINPQTMKDSTLELIGRSHNSNDIIKAFDMARNVGISIINTDIIAGLPEETLQDFENTINTIIELGAENITVHTLAVKRASRLIDIDKEFHYKQALTVKNMLALSKDKLYKNNYKPYYLYRQKHMAGSLENVGYSKKGCEGIYNIRIMEEHQTIVALGAGGISKVYYPDENRLERVPNVSNFEIYISRLNEMLQRKDDNLFRR; translated from the coding sequence TTGTATAAAATAATATTAAATGGGATAACAAATAAATATGAATATGACGAGTTAATCAAAATTTTTCTAAGACCGGAAGAATATTTGTTGTTTTGTGACTCGGACAAAGATAAGGAAAACAGTACCAACGAAGAGTCAAATTTTTATTTTCATCAGTTACTGGAATTTAATGAAAGGGAAAGTAATGCCCTTAAACGGATGTTGTATGAAAAATTAAGGGATTTAACCGGGGTAAGACCTGAATGGGGTATCCATACCGGGGTCAGGCCGGTTAAACTTGTAGGGGAACTTATTAATAAGCTGGGTTCTATGGAACAGGTCATAGACAAGCTTAAAAATTTTTATCTTTTTGACGATGAAAAAATTTCCTTAATTTGCAGCACATACCAAACCCAAAAGGAAATATTGAATGAACCTGTGCCAGATGCCATTGGGCTTTATATAGGTATACCTTTCTGCCCAACCAGATGTTTATACTGTTCTTTTACTTCTAATCAGTCACAACCTGCTAAAATCCAGGAATATATGGATGCTTTGCATGAAGAAATCAGACATACTGGCAGAAAAATGGCTCAGACAGGTATGTACCCGGAATCAGTATATATAGGTGGTGGGACCCCTACCACACTTACTGCAGAACAACTGGACAAGCTATTAACTGAGATTAAACATGCATATGATTTAAGTAAAACCAGAGAATTTACAGTAGAAGCCGGAAGACCTGATACTATAACACTGGAAAAACTTGAGGTATTAAAAAATCATGGTATCAGCAGAATCAGTATAAATCCACAGACCATGAAAGACAGTACCTTGGAATTAATAGGTCGTTCCCATAACAGCAATGATATCATTAAAGCATTTGATATGGCAAGAAATGTTGGAATTTCCATCATTAACACAGATATTATTGCCGGGCTTCCTGAAGAAACTCTTCAGGATTTTGAAAATACCATTAATACGATTATAGAACTGGGAGCTGAAAACATTACAGTACATACTTTAGCTGTAAAAAGAGCTTCCAGGTTGATTGATATAGATAAAGAATTTCATTATAAACAGGCTCTTACAGTTAAAAATATGCTGGCCTTATCGAAAGACAAGCTTTATAAAAACAATTATAAGCCATATTATCTTTACAGGCAGAAACATATGGCGGGTAGCTTGGAAAATGTAGGTTACTCAAAAAAAGGCTGTGAGGGCATTTATAATATAAGGATAATGGAAGAGCACCAGACCATTGTTGCACTTGGTGCTGGAGGAATATCAAAAGTTTATTATCCGGATGAGAACCGACTGGAAAGAGTTCCAAATGTCTCAAATTTTGAAATATATATATCAAGATTGAACGAAATGTTACAAAGGAAAGATGACAATTTATTTAGGAGGTAG
- the hisS gene encoding histidine--tRNA ligase, whose protein sequence is MLTNAPKGTKDVMPNQVYKWHFVEKAFADICQRYGFKEVRTPIFEHTELFTRGVGDTTDIVEKQMYTFDDYAKRSITLKPEGTSPVVRAFVEHKLFAEVQPTKMYYDIPCFRYEKPQSGRLREFHQLGIEVFGTANMMADAEVICLAYDFLNSLGIKDLELRINSIGCPKCREKHRTALREFLKPKYDQLCDTCKGRYDRNPLRILDCKSESCQELGKGAPVMLDYLCDECKDAFEELKEDFTAMGVEFIVDPGIVRGLDYYTKTAFEFVSNKIGAQGTVCGGGRYDHLIEELGGPATPGVGFGLGIERLLLTMEANEIVIPEPEPVDVFIAVMGEPAKKYGLSLMRKIRKEGIKAEMDLLARNFKGQFKYADRINAKYTIVIGDNELSEGKLSIKTMATSEQKVVGIDQIIEELKK, encoded by the coding sequence ATGTTAACAAATGCGCCAAAAGGCACGAAGGACGTTATGCCGAATCAGGTGTACAAATGGCATTTTGTTGAAAAAGCTTTTGCTGATATATGTCAAAGATATGGATTTAAGGAAGTTAGGACTCCTATTTTTGAACATACTGAATTATTTACAAGAGGTGTTGGCGATACTACTGATATAGTAGAAAAACAAATGTATACTTTCGATGATTATGCAAAAAGAAGTATTACTTTAAAGCCAGAGGGAACATCACCTGTTGTAAGAGCTTTTGTTGAACATAAGTTGTTTGCTGAAGTCCAGCCTACAAAAATGTATTATGATATACCTTGTTTCAGGTATGAAAAGCCTCAATCCGGCAGGCTCAGAGAGTTCCACCAGTTAGGGATTGAAGTTTTTGGAACGGCTAATATGATGGCGGATGCAGAAGTGATTTGTCTTGCGTATGATTTCTTAAATTCTCTTGGAATTAAAGATTTAGAATTAAGAATTAACAGCATAGGCTGTCCAAAATGCAGGGAGAAACACAGAACAGCTTTGAGAGAGTTTTTAAAACCAAAGTATGATCAGCTATGTGATACCTGTAAGGGAAGATACGACAGAAACCCTTTGAGAATCCTGGATTGCAAATCAGAATCCTGTCAGGAATTAGGAAAAGGGGCTCCTGTTATGCTGGATTACTTATGTGATGAATGCAAAGATGCTTTTGAAGAACTAAAAGAAGATTTTACAGCTATGGGTGTTGAGTTTATTGTAGACCCTGGTATTGTCAGAGGATTGGACTATTATACAAAAACTGCATTTGAATTTGTATCCAATAAAATTGGAGCACAGGGAACTGTGTGCGGAGGAGGCCGTTACGACCATCTTATTGAAGAACTTGGTGGACCTGCGACTCCGGGCGTAGGTTTCGGGCTTGGCATTGAAAGGCTTCTTCTTACTATGGAGGCTAATGAAATAGTTATTCCAGAACCAGAACCTGTGGATGTATTTATTGCTGTTATGGGAGAACCTGCTAAAAAATATGGACTTTCCCTTATGAGAAAAATCAGGAAGGAAGGAATAAAAGCAGAAATGGACCTTCTTGCAAGAAACTTTAAAGGTCAGTTTAAATATGCAGACAGAATAAATGCGAAATATACTATTGTAATTGGTGATAACGAACTTAGCGAAGGCAAGCTTTCTATTAAAACCATGGCTACGTCAGAGCAAAAAGTTGTTGGAATAGACCAAATCATTGAGGAATTAAAAAAGTAA
- the aspS gene encoding aspartate--tRNA ligase produces MSNVFKRTHMCGVLNSGNINENVVLNGWIQKRRNLGGLIFCDLRDKTGIVQVVFDDKIPQEIFEKADRLRSEYVVGIKGIVKERQSKNKDIPTGDIEIFASDLVIYSEAETPPIYIKDDDNVDENLRLKYRYLDLRKVKMQKNLTFRHNITKLARDYFDSQGFTEIETPILNKPTPEGARDYLVPSRVNPGEFYALPQSPQLFKQLLMVGGADRYMQIAKCFRDEDLRADRQPEFTQIDLEMSFVDVDDVIEIQEGFLKRVMKEIMNVDIQIPFLRLPYDEAMERYGSDKPDTRFGFELKKLNDVVAGTEFKVFADALEKNGDVRGINIDGGSDHFSRKDLDKLTDSAKHYGAKGLVWMRMSEGEINSSVNKFFTQEQLAQIAAVFDAKPGDLILIAADKPKVVFDTLGFLRREIAGRLGLLDDKQFNFLWVVDFPLFEYDDETDSYSAMHHPFTCPRLEDVPMLDSQPGKVKALAYDIVLNGVELGGGSIRIHDKNLQAKMFEVLGLSKEVCESKFGFLLEAFKYGTPPHGGLAYGLDRLVMLLSGEHSIREVMAFPKNQAAQCMVSDAPTGVPEEQLEELSINIRG; encoded by the coding sequence ATGAGCAATGTTTTTAAAAGGACACATATGTGCGGCGTTTTGAATTCAGGCAATATTAATGAAAATGTTGTATTAAATGGGTGGATTCAGAAAAGAAGAAATCTTGGAGGTCTTATTTTCTGTGATTTAAGAGATAAAACCGGAATTGTCCAGGTTGTTTTTGATGATAAAATTCCTCAGGAAATTTTTGAAAAAGCTGACCGCCTGAGAAGTGAATATGTTGTTGGTATCAAAGGAATCGTAAAGGAAAGACAGTCTAAAAATAAAGACATTCCTACAGGAGATATCGAAATATTTGCCAGTGACCTGGTTATCTATTCAGAAGCTGAAACGCCTCCAATTTATATTAAAGATGATGATAATGTAGATGAAAATTTACGATTAAAATATAGATACCTGGATTTAAGAAAAGTTAAAATGCAGAAGAATTTAACTTTCAGACACAATATCACAAAGCTGGCCAGAGACTATTTTGACAGCCAGGGTTTTACTGAAATTGAAACACCTATCTTAAATAAACCAACGCCAGAAGGTGCAAGGGATTATTTGGTGCCCAGCAGGGTTAATCCAGGGGAATTTTATGCATTACCCCAATCACCTCAGTTGTTTAAACAGTTGCTTATGGTAGGCGGTGCTGACAGATATATGCAGATAGCCAAATGCTTTAGAGATGAAGACCTTCGAGCTGACAGACAACCTGAGTTTACCCAGATTGACCTTGAAATGTCCTTTGTGGATGTTGACGACGTTATTGAAATTCAAGAGGGTTTCTTAAAGAGAGTCATGAAGGAAATCATGAATGTAGATATTCAGATTCCATTTTTAAGACTTCCTTATGATGAAGCAATGGAAAGATACGGAAGCGATAAACCAGATACAAGATTTGGATTTGAGCTGAAAAAACTGAATGATGTAGTTGCAGGTACTGAATTTAAGGTATTTGCTGATGCATTAGAAAAAAATGGTGACGTCAGAGGTATTAATATAGATGGTGGTTCTGATCACTTTAGCAGAAAAGATCTGGATAAGCTTACAGATTCTGCAAAGCATTATGGAGCTAAAGGACTTGTATGGATGAGAATGTCTGAAGGAGAAATTAATTCTTCTGTAAACAAATTCTTTACACAGGAACAGCTTGCACAAATTGCTGCTGTATTTGATGCAAAGCCTGGTGATTTAATTCTTATTGCAGCAGATAAACCTAAAGTTGTATTTGATACTCTGGGCTTCCTTCGAAGAGAAATTGCCGGAAGACTTGGGCTTCTTGATGATAAACAGTTTAACTTCCTCTGGGTTGTTGATTTCCCTCTGTTTGAATATGATGATGAAACGGATTCTTACTCAGCTATGCATCATCCATTTACATGTCCAAGACTGGAAGATGTACCAATGCTTGATTCCCAACCAGGAAAAGTTAAAGCACTGGCCTATGACATTGTCTTAAATGGTGTTGAACTGGGTGGCGGAAGTATACGAATTCATGATAAAAACCTTCAGGCTAAAATGTTTGAAGTGCTTGGATTAAGTAAAGAAGTTTGTGAAAGCAAATTTGGCTTCCTGCTTGAAGCATTTAAATATGGAACTCCTCCTCATGGTGGACTGGCTTATGGTCTTGACCGACTGGTAATGTTACTTTCAGGAGAACATAGCATCCGTGAAGTTATGGCATTCCCTAAAAACCAGGCAGCACAGTGTATGGTCAGTGATGCCCCTACAGGTGTACCGGAAGAGCAGCTTGAAGAACTCAGTATAAATATAAGGGGTTAA
- the nadD gene encoding nicotinate-nucleotide adenylyltransferase, with protein sequence MERIGIFGGTFDPVHLGHIELALQAKEELHLEKVIFLPAKRQPFKLNRKVTSEKHRVNMLKQALQGKEGFEISYAELENDEISYTVNTLRRIKSSCHNAEVFFILGTDSFLSIEFWYKAEDLLKESSFAVGSRPGYKEEELKCCIDRIREVYNTNIVLLNNKKLPISSTDIKTKVKMGKSIIDLVPESVERYIHENGLYK encoded by the coding sequence ATGGAAAGAATAGGCATATTCGGAGGAACCTTTGATCCTGTTCATTTAGGCCATATTGAGCTGGCTTTGCAGGCAAAAGAAGAATTACACCTGGAAAAAGTAATTTTTCTTCCTGCAAAGCGCCAGCCTTTTAAGCTTAATAGAAAAGTAACCTCTGAAAAACATAGAGTAAATATGTTGAAGCAGGCACTACAGGGAAAAGAGGGTTTTGAAATTTCTTATGCAGAGCTTGAAAACGATGAAATTTCATATACTGTAAACACATTAAGGCGTATAAAATCTTCCTGCCATAATGCTGAAGTTTTCTTTATTTTAGGCACAGACTCGTTTTTAAGTATTGAATTCTGGTATAAGGCAGAGGATTTACTGAAAGAATCCAGCTTTGCTGTTGGCAGCAGACCTGGTTATAAAGAAGAAGAATTAAAATGCTGTATAGACAGAATAAGAGAGGTTTATAATACTAATATTGTATTATTAAACAATAAAAAGCTCCCAATATCTTCAACGGATATTAAAACAAAGGTAAAAATGGGAAAAAGTATAATCGATCTTGTTCCGGAGTCTGTAGAAAGGTACATCCATGAAAACGGACTATATAAATAA
- the yqeK gene encoding bis(5'-nucleosyl)-tetraphosphatase (symmetrical) YqeK — translation MKTDYINNYIEKNISEKRKRHIYAVKDTALKLASLYGADLEKVETAVLFHDMFKELSGQEMNQYIKHFNLDSKYLNNSNLAHSKIAAAVMAKDYEITDEDILNAVSYHTTGRPNMSKLEKIIYLADAIEPNREYPGVEELRKAAFVNLDDACILSLTRTIDYVQSQNSILDEDTIKARDYLKEMKRLKEIVDEQ, via the coding sequence ATGAAAACGGACTATATAAATAATTATATTGAAAAAAACATATCAGAAAAAAGGAAACGCCATATTTATGCAGTTAAAGACACAGCACTGAAATTAGCTTCTTTATATGGCGCTGATTTAGAAAAAGTAGAAACGGCTGTTCTATTCCATGACATGTTCAAAGAACTATCTGGTCAGGAAATGAATCAATATATTAAACATTTTAATTTGGATTCAAAATATCTGAACAACAGCAATTTGGCTCATAGCAAAATTGCAGCTGCTGTAATGGCAAAAGATTATGAAATTACAGATGAAGATATTTTAAATGCTGTAAGTTATCATACTACGGGCAGACCTAATATGTCAAAGTTAGAGAAAATTATATATTTAGCTGATGCAATAGAACCAAACAGAGAATATCCCGGTGTTGAGGAACTAAGGAAAGCAGCATTTGTTAACTTAGATGATGCTTGTATTTTATCGTTAACCAGAACAATTGATTATGTTCAGTCACAGAATTCAATTCTGGATGAAGATACTATAAAAGCAAGAGATTACTTAAAAGAAATGAAAAGGTTAAAGGAGATTGTAGATGAACAGTAA
- the rsfS gene encoding ribosome silencing factor, which yields MNSKEIALLAAKVLDQKKAQDIVCIDISVKSSFADYFILASGNSERQIKSLSDDVDDEFSKNEIFAKSVEGQPSSGWILMDFGDVIVNVLTTEMRQRYNIEKVWGDCEFLELDLED from the coding sequence ATGAACAGTAAAGAAATAGCATTGCTGGCGGCTAAAGTTTTAGACCAAAAAAAGGCACAGGATATCGTATGTATTGATATTAGCGTTAAGTCTTCATTTGCTGATTATTTTATATTAGCTTCCGGTAATAGTGAAAGACAGATTAAATCACTCAGTGATGATGTTGATGATGAATTTTCAAAAAACGAGATATTTGCCAAGAGTGTAGAAGGTCAGCCTAGTTCTGGCTGGATTCTCATGGACTTTGGTGATGTAATAGTAAATGTTTTGACTACTGAAATGCGCCAGAGATACAATATAGAAAAAGTCTGGGGCGATTGTGAATTTTTAGAACTTGATTTGGAGGATTAA
- the leuS gene encoding leucine--tRNA ligase, producing the protein MLDKYNFREIEKKWQKYWEENKVFTTSEDESKEKYYVLEMFPYPSGKLHMGHVRNYSIGDVIARYKTMAGFNVLHPMGYDSFGLPAENAAIKHGIAPAKWTTDNIAEMTEQLKELGFAYDWDREVATCRPEYYKWMQWIFIQFYKKGLAYKKENPVNWCPSCQTVLANEQVVDGSCERCGTLVGKKELSQWYFKITDYAERLLDNLEKLEGWPSKVKIMQKNWIGKSIGAEVDFDVDEFDKKLKIFTTRPDTLYGVTYMVLAPEHPYVKELVKGSGKEQDVEKYLDEVQHKSDIERTSTTNEKTGVFIGRYAINPLNGKKVPIFISDYVLMHYGTGAIMAVPAHDQRDFEFARKFDCEIIPVVESEDPSIDINNLTEAFVAEGKMINSEMFTGMNNKEAIIKIIDYLEEKGIGKKSINYRLRDWLISRQRYWGTPIPMIYCDDCGWVPEKEENLPVMLPTDVEFTGRGESPLTTSKTFAKAVCPKCGKPARREMDTMDTFLDSSWYFLRYTDAKNDKEAFSKDKQKYWMNVDQYIGGVEHAILHLMYARFFQMALYDLGYTTNEEPFENLLTQGMVIKDGKKMSKSIGNVVTPAEIIEKYGADTARLFILFAAPPERELDWSDAGVEGSYRFLNRVYRLVYELADVIEHAPDSYILETEEDKSLAFEMNTTIKKVSEDVGGRFSFNTAISSIMEMVNEMYKYKENENINLGLLKAAVENLVLILSPFTPHICEEMWQSLGHNKSVHTISWPKYDEAAMVKDTVEIVIQINGKVKEKMNVTNNLDKATFEKVAMENEKVKALIDGKTVIKVVAVPNKLLNIVVK; encoded by the coding sequence ATGTTAGACAAGTACAACTTCAGAGAAATTGAGAAAAAATGGCAGAAGTACTGGGAAGAGAACAAAGTTTTTACTACTTCTGAAGATGAAAGTAAAGAAAAGTATTATGTATTGGAAATGTTTCCATATCCATCAGGGAAATTACATATGGGACATGTAAGAAATTATTCTATAGGTGATGTTATTGCAAGATACAAAACCATGGCTGGATTTAATGTATTGCATCCAATGGGTTATGATTCCTTTGGTCTTCCTGCAGAAAATGCTGCTATTAAGCATGGAATTGCCCCTGCAAAATGGACCACAGACAATATTGCAGAAATGACAGAGCAGTTAAAAGAACTGGGGTTTGCTTATGACTGGGACAGAGAAGTTGCAACCTGCCGTCCAGAATACTATAAATGGATGCAGTGGATTTTCATACAATTCTATAAAAAAGGACTGGCTTATAAAAAAGAAAATCCAGTAAACTGGTGTCCAAGCTGTCAGACTGTACTTGCAAACGAACAGGTTGTTGACGGCAGCTGTGAACGCTGCGGCACATTAGTTGGTAAAAAGGAATTATCTCAATGGTATTTTAAAATTACTGATTATGCTGAAAGACTTCTTGATAACCTGGAAAAGCTGGAGGGTTGGCCAAGCAAGGTTAAAATCATGCAGAAAAACTGGATAGGAAAAAGTATTGGTGCTGAAGTTGATTTTGATGTAGATGAATTTGATAAAAAACTGAAAATCTTTACAACCAGACCGGATACGCTGTACGGTGTCACTTACATGGTACTTGCTCCGGAGCACCCATATGTAAAAGAGCTGGTAAAAGGTAGTGGAAAAGAACAGGATGTTGAAAAATATCTGGATGAAGTCCAGCACAAATCAGATATTGAGAGAACCTCTACTACAAATGAAAAAACAGGTGTATTTATTGGCAGATATGCTATAAATCCTCTGAATGGAAAGAAAGTTCCTATTTTCATTTCTGATTATGTTCTGATGCATTATGGAACAGGGGCTATTATGGCCGTACCTGCTCATGACCAGAGAGACTTTGAATTCGCCAGAAAGTTTGACTGCGAAATTATACCTGTAGTCGAATCCGAGGATCCTTCTATTGATATTAACAATCTGACTGAAGCTTTTGTTGCAGAAGGTAAAATGATTAATTCTGAGATGTTTACTGGAATGAACAATAAAGAAGCTATCATAAAGATTATTGATTATCTGGAAGAGAAAGGAATCGGAAAGAAATCTATTAATTACAGACTTAGAGATTGGCTGATTTCAAGGCAAAGATACTGGGGTACACCTATTCCAATGATTTATTGCGATGATTGCGGATGGGTGCCTGAAAAAGAAGAAAACCTTCCTGTAATGCTTCCAACTGATGTTGAATTTACTGGAAGAGGGGAATCCCCACTTACAACAAGCAAGACTTTTGCAAAAGCCGTTTGTCCTAAATGTGGTAAACCTGCCAGAAGAGAAATGGATACAATGGATACTTTTCTTGATTCATCCTGGTATTTCTTAAGATACACGGATGCAAAAAATGACAAAGAGGCTTTCTCAAAGGACAAGCAGAAATACTGGATGAATGTTGACCAGTATATTGGAGGGGTAGAACATGCCATACTCCACTTAATGTATGCAAGATTTTTCCAGATGGCCCTTTATGATCTTGGATATACTACTAATGAAGAACCTTTTGAAAATCTATTAACTCAGGGAATGGTTATAAAAGATGGAAAGAAAATGTCCAAGTCCATCGGCAACGTAGTAACCCCTGCAGAGATTATAGAAAAATACGGAGCAGATACAGCAAGATTATTTATTTTATTTGCTGCACCTCCGGAAAGAGAACTGGATTGGTCAGATGCTGGTGTTGAAGGAAGTTACAGGTTCCTTAACAGAGTATACAGACTGGTCTATGAACTAGCGGATGTTATAGAACACGCGCCAGATTCATATATTTTAGAAACAGAAGAAGACAAATCTTTAGCTTTTGAAATGAACACAACAATTAAAAAAGTTTCTGAAGATGTTGGCGGCAGATTTAGTTTTAATACTGCAATCAGTTCTATTATGGAAATGGTAAATGAAATGTATAAATACAAAGAGAATGAAAATATCAATCTGGGACTTCTAAAAGCTGCAGTTGAAAATCTTGTACTCATTTTATCACCATTTACACCTCATATCTGCGAAGAAATGTGGCAGAGTTTAGGACATAATAAATCTGTTCATACAATTAGCTGGCCAAAGTATGATGAAGCTGCTATGGTAAAAGATACTGTAGAAATCGTAATCCAGATAAACGGAAAAGTTAAAGAAAAAATGAACGTAACAAACAATTTAGATAAAGCAACATTTGAAAAAGTTGCCATGGAGAACGAAAAAGTAAAAGCTTTAATTGATGGAAAAACTGTTATTAAAGTTGTTGCAGTACCTAACAAGCTATTGAATATCGTTGTAAAATAA